A part of Streptomyces sp. NBC_00557 genomic DNA contains:
- a CDS encoding Acg family FMN-binding oxidoreductase, protein MDTRQLDAKTAAALVGEAVFAPSMHNAQPWRFRYVARDRALLLLADLDRAMTRSDPGNRALHIGCGAALFNLRVAAAHAGFTSVVRLLPDPVEPLLLAAVQLGEARRPTTDEDDLARLHPAIRERHTSRHPFDEKDIPEDVRAALQKAANVEGAELLFPGPWHVETVLDLVHDAESRDALNPAGMEDLHRWTRLGPEADVATDGVPEYAFGPRMRDGKAPLRDFAGRRPVADRGATAFEKNPHLALLSTPGDAPADWLCAGQALERVLLEATLTGLATSLTSHALESPDLRLLAREPVAGRGHVQMVLRLGYGPQGPATPRRPVRDVLEVV, encoded by the coding sequence ATGGACACACGGCAACTGGATGCGAAGACCGCCGCCGCGCTGGTCGGCGAGGCCGTGTTCGCCCCTTCCATGCACAATGCGCAGCCATGGCGCTTCCGCTACGTGGCTCGTGATCGTGCTCTCTTGTTGCTTGCCGATCTTGACCGGGCCATGACTCGCTCCGACCCGGGGAACCGGGCGCTGCACATCGGCTGTGGAGCGGCACTGTTCAATCTCCGCGTCGCTGCGGCCCATGCCGGGTTCACCTCGGTGGTTCGGCTGCTGCCGGATCCCGTTGAGCCGCTGTTGCTCGCTGCTGTCCAGCTGGGCGAGGCCCGCCGTCCCACGACAGATGAGGACGACCTTGCGCGCCTGCATCCCGCGATCCGCGAGCGGCACACCAGCCGGCACCCCTTCGACGAAAAGGACATCCCCGAGGACGTCCGGGCCGCCTTGCAGAAAGCGGCCAACGTCGAGGGAGCCGAGCTGCTGTTCCCCGGCCCCTGGCACGTGGAAACCGTGCTGGACCTGGTCCACGACGCGGAGAGCCGCGACGCCCTGAACCCCGCGGGCATGGAGGATCTGCACCGCTGGACCCGGCTCGGCCCAGAAGCGGACGTCGCCACCGACGGCGTCCCGGAGTACGCGTTCGGGCCCCGGATGCGCGACGGCAAGGCTCCGCTGCGCGACTTCGCCGGTCGTCGCCCGGTGGCCGACCGCGGAGCCACCGCCTTCGAGAAGAATCCGCACCTGGCGCTGCTCAGCACACCAGGAGATGCCCCCGCCGACTGGCTGTGCGCGGGCCAGGCACTGGAACGCGTCCTTCTGGAGGCGACCCTCACAGGGCTCGCCACCTCCCTGACCTCCCACGCTCTGGAGAGCCCGGACCTGCGCCTGCTGGCCCGCGAACCGGTGGCTGGCAGAGGCCACGTACAGATGGTGCTGCGCCTCGGCTACGGGCCACAGGGGCCCGCTACGCCACGCCGCCCTGTTCGTGACGTCCTCGAAGTCGTCTAG
- a CDS encoding L-threonylcarbamoyladenylate synthase, translated as MTARTSDIEKAAGALRAGGLVAFPTETVYGLGANAEDPAAVSRIFQVKGRPPSHPLIVHIGGAEHLDDWVKDVPATARLLAERFWPGPLTLVLRRGRRVPLEATGGLETVAVRVPDHPVALALLAAFGGGVTAPSANRFGQVSPTRAHHVRAELGDAVDFVLDGGPCEVGVESTIVDATGELPSILRPGGVTREELEAVLGGPLAVDSTSRVRVPGQHPSHYAPRARVVLVEPEKVVTEAEIAQELGHQVGVFLPTSFAYAPVKAHAVVAVPASMAAYARGLYGYLRELDQQGCDLIIASVPAEEGLGLAIANRLRRAAGPRPAD; from the coding sequence GTGACGGCAAGAACCAGTGATATCGAGAAGGCGGCCGGTGCACTGCGCGCCGGCGGGCTGGTGGCCTTCCCGACCGAGACCGTCTACGGTCTGGGCGCGAACGCCGAGGATCCCGCCGCTGTCTCGCGGATCTTCCAGGTCAAGGGGCGTCCGCCCTCCCACCCGCTGATCGTCCACATCGGCGGCGCGGAGCACCTGGACGACTGGGTCAAGGACGTGCCGGCGACGGCACGCCTGTTGGCCGAACGCTTCTGGCCGGGGCCACTCACGCTGGTCCTGCGGCGCGGTCGCCGGGTGCCCCTCGAAGCGACGGGAGGCCTTGAAACGGTCGCTGTGCGCGTGCCCGACCACCCCGTCGCACTCGCGCTGTTGGCGGCGTTCGGCGGCGGTGTCACGGCCCCGTCCGCCAACCGCTTCGGCCAGGTCAGCCCCACCAGGGCGCACCACGTCCGTGCCGAGCTTGGTGATGCCGTCGACTTCGTGTTGGACGGCGGCCCCTGCGAGGTCGGCGTCGAGTCGACCATCGTCGACGCCACGGGCGAGCTCCCGAGCATCCTGCGGCCTGGCGGGGTGACGCGCGAGGAACTCGAAGCGGTGCTGGGCGGCCCGCTCGCTGTGGACTCGACGAGCCGTGTCCGGGTGCCTGGCCAGCATCCGTCGCACTATGCGCCGCGTGCGCGGGTCGTCCTCGTCGAGCCCGAGAAGGTCGTCACCGAAGCGGAGATTGCGCAGGAGCTGGGGCACCAGGTGGGCGTCTTTCTTCCCACCTCTTTCGCCTATGCCCCGGTCAAGGCGCACGCCGTGGTGGCGGTCCCCGCTTCGATGGCCGCCTATGCGCGCGGGCTGTACGGATACCTTCGCGAGCTCGACCAGCAAGGGTGCGACCTCATCATCGCCTCCGTGCCCGCGGAGGAGGGACTGGGACTGGCGATCGCCAACCGGCTCCGCCGCGCCGCAGGGCCCCGGCCCGCCGACTGA
- a CDS encoding carbonic anhydrase, with the protein MSEIQSPTPRDAFELLLTGNRRFVTGSPEHPNQDATRRAEIAPAQQPFAVLFGCSDSRLAAEIIFDRGLGDLFVVRTAGHVLGPEVLGSIEYGVDILGCPLVVVLGHDSCGAVGAACAALEEGMTPAGYVRDVIERVTPSVLAARAAGRIEPEEILAEHTRHTVDLLLDRSRVLAEKVATGQAAVVGLCYRLADGSAQLVASRGLDAAVPAAS; encoded by the coding sequence ATGAGCGAGATCCAGAGCCCGACGCCCCGCGACGCCTTCGAGCTACTACTGACCGGTAACCGGCGCTTCGTCACCGGCTCCCCCGAGCACCCGAACCAGGACGCCACTCGCCGCGCCGAGATCGCACCGGCCCAGCAGCCCTTCGCCGTGCTGTTTGGGTGCTCCGACTCCCGGCTGGCCGCCGAGATCATCTTCGATCGCGGCTTGGGCGACCTGTTCGTGGTACGCACCGCGGGCCACGTCCTGGGGCCGGAGGTGCTGGGCAGCATCGAGTACGGCGTGGACATCCTGGGCTGCCCGCTGGTCGTGGTGCTCGGTCACGACTCGTGCGGGGCGGTCGGCGCGGCGTGCGCCGCGCTGGAGGAAGGCATGACACCGGCCGGGTACGTCCGGGACGTCATCGAGCGGGTCACCCCCAGCGTGCTGGCCGCGCGGGCCGCCGGACGCATCGAGCCCGAGGAGATCCTCGCCGAGCACACAAGGCACACCGTCGACCTGCTGCTGGACCGCTCCCGGGTCCTCGCCGAGAAGGTCGCCACCGGCCAGGCCGCCGTGGTGGGCCTGTGCTACCGCCTGGCCGACGGCAGCGCACAGCTCGTTGCCTCTCGCGGCCTCGATGCGGCGGTCCCCGCCGCATCCTGA
- a CDS encoding STAS domain-containing protein — protein sequence MNDVPSSETTVDSHGSVARINGAMDYLTQPWVRERLRQVIAGADRFVILELTGVSFCDSAGLSVLLWARGEAEAHGVVLVLACVPATLRCVLQMTGADQVLRVFDTVVDAQGFLGG from the coding sequence GTGAACGATGTTCCCTCATCCGAAACAACCGTGGACAGCCATGGGTCGGTTGCGCGGATCAACGGCGCGATGGACTATCTCACGCAGCCCTGGGTCCGTGAACGGTTGCGCCAGGTGATCGCGGGCGCTGACCGGTTCGTCATCCTGGAACTGACCGGGGTGTCGTTCTGTGATTCGGCGGGACTGAGTGTCCTGCTCTGGGCCCGCGGTGAAGCCGAGGCCCACGGCGTGGTGCTGGTGCTGGCGTGCGTCCCGGCGACTCTGCGGTGCGTCCTGCAGATGACGGGGGCAGATCAGGTTCTGCGAGTCTTCGACACGGTCGTTGACGCTCAGGGGTTCCTGGGTGGCTGA
- a CDS encoding oleate hydratase yields MTDAPQQSRAYLVGGGIASLAAAAFLIRDGGFPGQNIHILEELPVAGGSMDGRAEPAGYVTRGGRMLEDEAYTCLWNLLETIPTHTDETVSVREEIHEFNAKWPTDAKARLIGKGAEILDASDYGLDTRDRMELTRLLVLPEAVIGARRIEDFFSPHFFETNFWAMWRTTFAFQNWHSAIELRRYFLRFMQEFPRMHTLAGVRRTRLNQYDSIIRPLEAWLEARGVRFEHGVRVTDVDFVTEEDGSRRVRRLHVDRAGYPDAYDLGDADYAFLTLGSMTADAAYGSDDTAPELIRDKRDGGWRLWETIAAKADDFGRPAAFYGNVDEAKWESFTLTMRSPLLLHRIEELSGNLPGTGALMTFKDSNWLMSIVVPHAPHFEGQPEDVYTLWGYGLFVDNEGDFVGKTMAEATGREILTELLNHLGLWDIEEQVAATTTVIPVMLPYITSQFAPRTTHDRPLVIPRGAANFAFLGQFTEIPEDVVFTVEYSVRGAMHAVYGLLGLDREIPGIYHALADPKTAIGVLKAALA; encoded by the coding sequence ATGACCGACGCTCCGCAGCAGTCCCGGGCCTACCTCGTTGGCGGCGGTATCGCCTCCCTGGCAGCCGCCGCCTTCCTGATACGCGACGGCGGCTTCCCCGGCCAGAACATCCACATTCTCGAGGAACTCCCGGTCGCAGGTGGCTCCATGGACGGCCGCGCTGAGCCCGCCGGATACGTCACCCGGGGCGGCCGCATGCTGGAGGACGAGGCCTACACGTGCCTGTGGAACCTCCTGGAGACCATCCCCACCCATACCGACGAGACCGTGTCGGTGCGCGAGGAGATCCACGAATTCAACGCCAAGTGGCCCACCGATGCCAAGGCCCGTCTGATCGGCAAGGGCGCCGAGATCCTTGACGCCTCCGACTACGGCCTCGACACCCGGGACCGCATGGAGCTGACCCGGCTGCTCGTGCTCCCGGAGGCGGTGATCGGGGCGCGCCGGATCGAGGACTTCTTCTCCCCGCACTTCTTCGAGACCAACTTCTGGGCGATGTGGCGTACCACGTTCGCCTTCCAGAACTGGCACAGTGCCATCGAGCTCAGGCGCTACTTCCTGCGTTTCATGCAGGAGTTCCCGCGCATGCACACCCTGGCGGGCGTGCGCCGCACCCGGCTCAACCAATACGACTCGATCATCCGCCCGCTTGAGGCCTGGCTGGAGGCGCGCGGCGTTCGCTTCGAGCACGGCGTGCGGGTCACCGACGTCGACTTCGTCACCGAGGAGGACGGCAGCCGGCGGGTGCGACGCCTCCATGTCGACCGTGCCGGGTATCCGGACGCGTACGACCTCGGCGATGCCGACTACGCGTTCCTCACCCTCGGCTCGATGACCGCCGACGCAGCCTACGGCAGTGACGACACCGCACCCGAGCTGATCCGTGACAAGCGTGACGGCGGATGGCGGCTGTGGGAGACGATCGCTGCCAAGGCGGACGACTTCGGGCGCCCGGCTGCCTTCTACGGCAACGTGGACGAGGCGAAGTGGGAGTCGTTCACCTTGACCATGCGCAGCCCTCTGCTCCTGCACCGCATCGAGGAGTTGTCCGGCAACCTCCCCGGCACCGGCGCGCTGATGACGTTCAAGGACTCCAACTGGCTGATGTCCATTGTCGTACCGCACGCGCCGCACTTCGAGGGACAGCCCGAGGACGTCTACACCCTGTGGGGCTACGGGCTCTTCGTCGACAACGAGGGCGACTTCGTCGGCAAGACGATGGCCGAGGCCACCGGCCGGGAGATCCTCACCGAACTGCTCAACCACCTCGGCCTGTGGGACATCGAGGAGCAGGTCGCGGCGACGACGACGGTGATCCCGGTGATGCTGCCCTACATCACCAGCCAGTTCGCCCCGCGCACCACACACGACCGACCGCTGGTCATTCCGCGTGGCGCCGCGAACTTCGCCTTCCTCGGCCAGTTCACGGAGATCCCGGAGGACGTCGTCTTCACGGTCGAGTACTCCGTCCGTGGCGCCATGCACGCCGTCTACGGCCTGCTCGGCCTCGACCGCGAGATCCCTGGCATCTACCACGCCCTCGCCGACCCGAAGACGGCCATCGGCG